In the Colius striatus isolate bColStr4 chromosome 3, bColStr4.1.hap1, whole genome shotgun sequence genome, aacataaataaataattgaaaatgTTGCATTAGCGTAGGAGATAGGAAGGAGCCTTGGTAATAAAGGGCATGTCCATGTCTAGATGGCTTAACCTGCTACAGAATTCCCATAATCTTTCCAGAATCGTGGTTATGGGTGCTGAGTGTTGAAATTTGCATTAGattctgttttgtctggagaaTAATTAATGGAAATTCCATTCAGACATCCTGGTTTATTCCTGTCTGGGCTTTTCTTGTTGCTTTGCCATGGAGTGGGGGGCAGAACGGAAGGATGAGTTTCCAGTTAAAGTACCACAAAGGTCAAACTGGTTGTTTGGTGACACTCTCCTGGTGGACAATAAAGTGTTGCTTAAACTATATACCTATGATGGCTTGGGAgtttcatctgaaaaataacttctgttgtttttccaTGTACTATACCATCATCTTAGAGATCTTTCTTCATGGCTCACTGTAAACTTTTGAACTTAACTTCCTTTGCTGATCAGCTACAATAGCATTTCTTAACCTTAAAGGAATGACACAAagtctttgtttgttttccctttcttgaaatgtggtggggaaaataatttataataaaTATGAAACATTATTTCTTAATTGGATCACTATATTATGaatatttttccccaaatagtttaaataattttaatgatgTAAGCTTATATACTGTGCTACAGAGGATGTATGATCTAACTGtaataataaaatgtttatttaggATTTTCGCTCTGAAGACAGCTAAGAAAAATCTCAGAGCTTTCCCAAACCACTCTTTCCAAAGAAACCACAATGTTACTGAGCCCTTTCATCGTCCAGCATAAGGTACTGAAGAACACAAAAATGTACACTGTACTACTTGAAATTAATTCATATTTGCAGAAGACACAGTCTGTGTGAGTATATGCCATTAtgaaatgtaactttttttttccctcttgacTTTTTTAGCTGCCTCACCCCTTTTATTTGAACACATACATATGGTGTGTGAGAGTGAGCAAGCTCTCTGTAAATGTTTGGAAGAAGCATCTGTCAGACAATAAAACTTACAAGAAAACATGCTTCTCATTTAAAGTGTATTCACTagaactatttcagtgttggaATCAGTTCATTTTTATAGCTTGGAGGCATTAATGAGAGCAGAGAACTGTAAAGGCAGCAGAAAACTCAAACTGCTATTACAAGccaaggtatttttttaaagcatttcgtCTATTCGGCATCACAGTCTTCCGATAGGAACCTGAACCAGTTGAAAGACAGGAAACTTCTGATAGTCCATCCAAAAAAAATTGCAACGAAGAAGATGGCATGATTTTGCAAACCTGGAAAGTCTAAAGATTACAATAATTGTTGGACCAAAGGGACCCTCTTCAGGCATAAATAGCAAGACTCCTACTGTCTTCTCTTGCAGACCAACTCAGCTGCCAGCAAAAGCAGGTGCTCTCCCCCTACCAGTGCTCCAGAGGAAGTATTTAGTGAGTATTCACAGCTCTTCTTGCAAATTCATATATTATTAGTGTTTTAGATATATTTGTATAGTTTTCTCGAAtgacaaaagcatttaaaaatcagttcttATGGCTGTCATTTTAAACAATTGCTGGAGTTCAACAGTCTGATGCAATGTTGatattaatttagaaacaaaGATTTGCACAATCTGTGATATCAACTTTTAcaaagttttggttttaataaCCATATAGCTTAAACAATCGGAAGCAATTACGATGTATTTTTTAGTGCACAAGTTATGACAGTAAAGTAATTTATATAAATATGAAATGtatttgattttaaatgttATGCCATAAAACAGTCTTTGTAGAacacaaatttaaaataaatcatttctTTTGGCAAAGTAACCTGCAATTTAATCTTTAGAAGAATAAATATACCACTAATGTTTTCCACAGACACAGTTGCTACTCTAATTAATTCAAGATGTGACTCTAATaagatttcaaaagaaaatcagaaacagatttttctcgGAGGTAGTACTATGAACAAGGTtaagatgtttttattttcattagaaaCACTTGTCCCAGGTAGTGTTACAGATTTGTAATGTATAGCGTGGAAATATCAAATCTGAAAGCATTATAATAATGTTTTTAGAAGCATAACAATTTTTAGTATTTCTTTCTGGTTATAACTTATGGtatattacattttattatGTAACTGTTATTCAGTTTTTAGAGTAACTAATGTGGCTAACAtacttttttcattttgcacGGAAGGGAATGGAAAACCTGATGTTTATCTGCTGCTCCTGTAAAGTTCTCTGGACCGTACTTGTAACAATACTAGGTTATGCCAGCAGCTTGCCTGTGAATGAGGATTCTATTTGCACAGCAGAAGAACTTGCTAAGTACAGCATAATCTTCACAGGGAAATGGAGTCAGACTGCTTTCCCTAAGCAATACCCACTTTACAGGCCCCCAGCACAGTGGTCATCATTGCTAGGTAAGTGAAGTATGTACAGTTCTAAGAACAGATAACTCTCCTGACTGCTGTGATCTTTCTTCTATTTAGTAGAGAATTTTAAGATAactaatgaaaaaagaaaaaaaaaagccagagtTATTAagaatgaaatgcagaaattaaAGTATCCACAATTCTTTCAAACATCTTCAACTGTTTTCAATTGACTTCTGTTTTCAATTGGCTGCAGCTGAAATAAACAGTGATAAGCCAAATGTTTTAGCGTTCAATCATTTTTATACACATTTTTTAACCTCagaaacaagacagagaaagagaagaaatagggGCAATTTAAACCAGACTTTTATGTCATGCCATGTATTCAATCAAATAGGTGTTACTCATAGTTCTGACTACagcatgtggaaaaaaaatgaatatgcCAGCAATGGTGTACGTGATTTTGCTGAAAAGGGTGAAGCATGGGTATTAatgaaagaaatagaagaagCTGGAGAGAAAATTCAGAGTGTACACGGAAtcttctctgctcctgccaTTTCCAGTGGTACAGGACAAACTTCCACTGAATTAGAAGTGCATTCAAGACATCCCTTAGTAAGTAAATGTActtattaatttaaaaagtttattttatgtCACTAACACCcaagaataaatatttaaattctcACTTGTAGGAAAAATATAGTGCATAGTTACTAAAAAGCATGTCACATTCCAGGGGGCAGTGCAGAGGTCTTGTAAAGCACAACAGCAAAATGACTtatctttcaaagaaaattaaattaaagatACTATATGCAGGACTGgagttttttaaattaagtgaTGCAACTCTAATggatcattttgtttcattaggTTTCATTCGTTGTACGAATTGTTCCAAGCCCTGACTGGTTTGTGGGCATTGACAGCCTAAATCTCTGTGAAGGAGACCACTGGATGGAAGAAGTGTCTGTAGATCTATTTCCATATGATGCTGGAACCGATAGTGGTTTCACATTTTCCTCCCCAAACTTTGCCACTATTCCACAAGACACGGTTACAGAGGTAGGTGCATAGACATAGTTTGGCACTTCATACCTATATGGTTTGGGTCCTCCCTTTAAATCAGAAGTGTCCTATGACAACATAATAGACTCCTGTGAAActtatttctgtatttgataGTGCAGACACTCCCAAAAATCCATTTACAGCAGTAAATGGATTTATTACACAGTTAATACCCCTACTGCTTCTGTTTTTAGTCTCTATCTTTCAAATTTATTAGGTAAATGCAGATGGTTCATGAAAATTTGGCTCTTAAAACAGTTCTTAAAcactaagaaaataaaacattcacaGAAGTCTTGGCATTATTAACTATGCATCCAACCAAGAAAATTCTTAGCATGGGATACTGATGGGAAGGAGTTTTCAGCTAAAAGCATTGCTGAAACCTGAAACTGTTACATTTGAAGGAAAGGAGCTAAGGGAAAGCAGATGAGAACTTCATTGCTACTATGGTGACTCCACTTTTTATCTCTTTTGCTCTCTCAATACTCTATATACCTCATACTTTCATCATTTAAGGGTGATGGGGAATAGAGGATTTTGATTCAAATGCTTTGAATAGTTAAGCATTCACTTAATCCTTTCTTTAAGGTCAGTTTTGCTAGAGCCAAATACTGTGCTAATGAGTaatgagaaaaagaacagagaagctggaaaacaacatATTTGGCCTCCTACATCCATATGACAGCTGCTATAGCATACCTAATATTATTGCTTAATACTTTTACAGTTTTCCTTGTAACATCTACTTCTTTCCATTGAACCGTTCCATACTTTACTGTGTTTTCAGTATCTCTCATTAAACAAAGGTTGGCACAATTCATTATGCTCTGTCTCAAAGCATTATGCCTGTAAATTCTGGGATTATCAACAGTAGTTCTGTGAACTGAAGTTCATAGAAGCTGATTATATGCATTTTACTTGCCAAAAAGTGTTAGCATGATGTGTAAACatgattttacagttttcttcttaCTAATGTGATGTAGTTTTTTTAAggttcttctttttattttacagattaCTTGTTCCTCTCCGAGCCACCCAGCAAACTCATTTTATTATCCCAAACTCAAAATTTTGCCACCTATTGCCCATGTAACGAtggtgaaaataaagaaaaaccagCTGGGTCTTTCTGCACCTTACATTAATCCCCCAGCTAGAAGCAATGAAGTAATAGACTCTGTCTCAGGTAAGTGATTAGTACTTTGATATGCTCAATTCTGTTATTGTCATTCACTTAGAAAATAGGTGGAAATCTGGCAGGTGATGAAAGTGCTGATTAGGCAGAACAGTCTCTTATCTGTATAGGAATAGTTTCCAGACACACATCAGAAGTAAAACAAGTCAGTTGACTTACAAGAGAAGCCCTGAAAGAATAAGGAAGGGATTGTATATTTGAGCTGTGTTTCGAAGGTTTGTGTTGTATCCACAGTAATGGCTATCAAGCCATAGTATCAGCATGGATCAATGAAttatatgagaaaaaaaccaacacttGATCAGAATCAGAGTTTCTAAGTTCTTTGCAACTTTGATGTAAATAAGTTTTTACATGACAACGGAGTAAAAAACCCACTACTATTTCTGATTCAGAGGGCTTGATAGTTATTTGCAATAGGAATTGATCTAGTtcaattgatttttaaatacttgtgatAGAAGCATACCTCCTGACCATAAAAATAGtgttctct is a window encoding:
- the SPON2 gene encoding spondin-2 — protein: MENLMFICCSCKVLWTVLVTILGYASSLPVNEDSICTAEELAKYSIIFTGKWSQTAFPKQYPLYRPPAQWSSLLGVTHSSDYSMWKKNEYASNGVRDFAEKGEAWVLMKEIEEAGEKIQSVHGIFSAPAISSGTGQTSTELEVHSRHPLVSFVVRIVPSPDWFVGIDSLNLCEGDHWMEEVSVDLFPYDAGTDSGFTFSSPNFATIPQDTVTEITCSSPSHPANSFYYPKLKILPPIAHVTMVKIKKNQLGLSAPYINPPARSNEVIDSVSETPLDCEVSQWSSWGLCRGVCRETGTKIRTRFVLLHPANNGLPCPNLDEETGCEPENCI